Genomic DNA from Candidatus Margulisiibacteriota bacterium:
ATAATCTACCAGGTTCACAACAAAATCCCGCAAGGGTATCAGTACGGTAGTTTCTTCCTTTTTAGGATTGGCCTCCTCTTTAGGTATGGGTTTGTTCGTTAAGAAAATAACTGTTGCCAGTGTAATTATGGATATTACAATTAAAAGTACAACTGCTGCTATTATTACAGTTATGATACTTAGCGGTTTTTTGGGTTCAGCCTCTTTGGTATTTTCTTTGTCTTTGTTTTTTTTGTTGTCTTTTTTCCCCTCGTCTTGCTTTTCGGCCATAATGTTTAACTATAACTCATTATTCTCCTTTTTGACAACAATTATGGCAACCCTTCTGTTCTTGGCACGATTCTCCGGGCTGGTGTTGGGAACCAGAGGCTTATATTCTCCGAAACCGGCAATGGAAACTTTGTAGGGTTTTACTTTTCCATAATCAACTAAAAATTTTTCTACAGCCAGGGCTCTGGCTGCCGACAGCTCCCAGTTGGACGCATAAAGACCGTGTACGATAGGAAGATTATCTGTATGTCCTTCTATAACATAGTTAAAACTCAGGTCAGCCAGTATTTCTCCTATTTTGCGTAATGCCGGCAAGCTTTCCGGCTTAAGGTTAGCTTGTCCCGGGCCGAATAATATGCCGTCACTGAGACGAATTTCCATATTACCGTCTTTATTAAAGTTGGCCTGAATGTCTTGCCCCATTTCATTATCTTTGATGAATGACGCGACATCATGCATGGTAGATTCCATTTCCTTTTGATCCACATCACGTTCTGTGGGCATACCTATTCCGGGCATGATAAGCCCTCCGCTCATGTCCGCTACACGCGGTGTGCCGCGACCCAGGGTCAACCTCAAAGACTCAGCAAGTGCGCTGAATTTTTTGGAATCGACCATACTTAACGCGTACAACACAATAAAAAAAGTCAGAAGCAGAGTGATAAGGTCAGCGTAGGTTAAAAGCCAGCGTTCATGA
This window encodes:
- a CDS encoding flagellar basal body-associated FliL family protein, which gives rise to MAEKQDEGKKDNKKNKDKENTKEAEPKKPLSIITVIIAAVVLLIVISIITLATVIFLTNKPIPKEEANPKKEETTVLIPLRDFVVNLVDYGGRRYLKVSVALEVNSEKDKKEIEEREPMLRNYIINILSNNSFNDIKTIEGKNNLRKAILVKCNFVLKSEKVLNVYFNDFIIQ
- a CDS encoding flagellar motor protein MotB, whose amino-acid sequence is MAKKKEPEKAPNHERWLLTYADLITLLLTFFIVLYALSMVDSKKFSALAESLRLTLGRGTPRVADMSGGLIMPGIGMPTERDVDQKEMESTMHDVASFIKDNEMGQDIQANFNKDGNMEIRLSDGILFGPGQANLKPESLPALRKIGEILADLSFNYVIEGHTDNLPIVHGLYASNWELSAARALAVEKFLVDYGKVKPYKVSIAGFGEYKPLVPNTSPENRAKNRRVAIIVVKKENNEL